In Eriocheir sinensis breed Jianghai 21 chromosome 10, ASM2467909v1, whole genome shotgun sequence, the following proteins share a genomic window:
- the LOC126996456 gene encoding protein Wnt-7b-like yields the protein MMRLYHYVLPYAALLAIISSHTHMRTVSSAGVLGAHLLCSRVPGLTPRQSRICTRAPDAMVAISEGARAGLRECQRQFQHHRWNCSLASTSSSAFGHVVLVGSREAAYTYAVTSAGVTHSVTTACSRGNISTCGCDDRRRGRYSSSGWKWGGCSADIRFGVRFARKFLDAREVEGDGRALMNLHNNRAGRRAVRSGMRTECKCHGVSGSCTVKTCWKTLPPFTFIGKHLFHKYRKAKSVSVHKGRRRSTPHLRLERVRRRARRPRKSHLVYLERSPNYCQMNPAVGSLGTVGRKCNRTSSGPGGCDLLCCGRGYNTHQYTRTWHCNCKFHWCCYVQCHTCMEDTEEHTCK from the exons gACGGTGTCGTCAGCGGGGGTCCTGGGCGCCCACCTGCTGTGCTCGCGGGTGCCCGGCCTCACGCCCCGCCAGAGCCGCATCTGCACGCGGGCGCCTGACGCCATGGTGGCCATCAGTGAAGGTGCGAGGGCGGGCCTGCGAGAGTGCCAGCGGCAGTTCCAGCATCACCGGTGGAACTGTTCCCTCGCGTCTACCAGCAGCAGCGCGTTCGGCCACGTCGTTCTTGTGG GGAGCCGCGAAGCCGCCTACACGTACGCGGTGACCAGCGCGGGAGTCACCCACAGCGTCACGACCGCCTGCTCCCGCGGCAACATCTCCACCTGTGGCTGTGACGACCGAAGGCGAGGGCGGTACAGTTCCTCCGGGTGGAAATGGGGCGGCTGCAGCGCCGACATTAG GTTCGGGGTCAGGTTCGCGCGGAAGTTCCTGGACGCCCGCGAGGTGGAGGGGGACGGCCGCGCCCTCATGAACCTGCACAACAACCGGGCGGGACGCAGG GCGGTGCGGAGCGGGATGAGGACGGAGTGCAAGTGCCACGGCGTGTCGGGCTCCTGCACCGTCAAGACCTGCTGGAAGACCCTCCCGCCCTTCACCTTCATCGGGAAGCACCTCTTCCACAAGTACAGGAAGGCCAAGTCCGTCTCAGTGCATAAG GGCCGGAGAAGATCCACGCCTCACCTGCGTCTGGAGAGGGTCAGGAGAAGAGCTCGACGGCCCCGCAAGTCTCATCTCGTGTACTTGGAAAGGAGTCCCAACTACTGCCAGATGAATCCCGCGGTGGGTTCGCTGGGCACCGTGGGCCGCAAATGCAACAGAACTTCGTCAG GGCCAGGTGGCTGTGACCTGCTGTGCTGCGGCCGCGGGTACAACACTCACCAGTACACACGCACATGGCACTGCAACTGCAAGTTTCACTGGTGTTGTTACGTGCAGTGCCACACATGCATGGAGGACACCGAGGAGCACACCTGCAAGTGA